The Polymorphobacter megasporae genome window below encodes:
- a CDS encoding Mu transposase C-terminal domain-containing protein: protein MTDLHINGLIGSTIEIDDDRLIVERDYGDGLLAVIRARTGMPYRVEDPITGESRLTDTAFLERMMREGRFRMVRDGDGRVIMQAQSSAGLDHDEINALDPMARIRVEVVKALSKRGVGCCDPDLSTAIYAVWTDTMTEVSGERPTTATVRRWMRRDDPELATLASMMSRSGRVKRARKLEEPVLRIVEQAALWFYSSRGIRQTAVQAKVAADIDELNLTRRAAGLEELARPSRETVRRQIQAYYCRDNYARKHGETAAKKRFNPSGRGLRALRILQIGLMDDTILDTIAVFDAERSLPAGRPYLCILMDVHSRCIVGWLLSFEPPSVHTAAEVLRRANRPKTIRSDLAARYPVLIRIAGKFDDIVFDNGTNYVADDFRAIMADLGITMTLAPVASPTYKAMVERFFATLKTWLLEQLPGATMDPKAMREIGYDPERSAVLTLNELRLLIDTFICAYHVELHSGIDQQPASAWQRSMEVHGRNIIRDERVLDVLTMNRARGRRLTRNGITFAGLRYHDPEAVAALLEESAGVEKVGRRIANSATGTVDIRYDPMNLGSILVYGGKSDMPVRLPCTTPDYAEGLGLWQHKQIREWTVRENREFNTPEERLSARHELNKLIRQVAPDLAARERRAIARMTEGGFGNVGSADVIIEKAPHRHDGMGEILHDPAAETRTDADRSVSNPARPRPLRERARTDVDPRSDDDEGLSTARAANIWTSPDDEDRRFQEYA from the coding sequence ATGACGGACCTGCACATAAACGGCCTGATAGGCTCGACCATCGAAATAGACGACGACCGGCTCATCGTCGAACGCGACTACGGGGACGGGTTGCTGGCGGTGATCCGCGCCCGGACCGGCATGCCCTACCGAGTCGAGGATCCCATCACCGGCGAATCGCGGCTGACGGACACAGCTTTTCTCGAGCGGATGATGCGGGAGGGCCGGTTTCGGATGGTCCGGGATGGTGACGGTCGTGTGATCATGCAGGCACAGTCGTCGGCCGGACTGGATCACGACGAGATCAACGCCCTCGATCCGATGGCCCGAATCCGGGTGGAAGTCGTCAAGGCGTTGTCGAAAAGGGGGGTCGGCTGCTGCGACCCCGACCTATCGACCGCCATCTACGCCGTCTGGACGGATACGATGACGGAGGTCAGCGGCGAGCGGCCGACCACGGCGACGGTCCGCCGGTGGATGCGGAGGGACGATCCCGAGTTGGCGACGCTCGCCAGTATGATGAGCCGATCCGGCCGCGTGAAGCGCGCCCGGAAGCTGGAGGAGCCCGTCCTCCGGATCGTCGAGCAGGCAGCGCTCTGGTTCTACTCGTCGCGTGGGATCAGGCAGACCGCCGTCCAGGCGAAAGTCGCCGCCGATATCGACGAACTGAACCTCACGCGTCGGGCGGCGGGTCTCGAGGAGCTCGCCCGTCCTTCACGCGAGACGGTGCGACGGCAGATCCAGGCCTACTACTGCCGGGACAACTACGCTCGGAAGCACGGCGAGACCGCCGCGAAAAAGCGGTTCAATCCGTCGGGCCGCGGTCTGCGGGCGCTCAGGATCCTCCAGATCGGTCTGATGGACGACACCATCCTCGACACGATCGCCGTGTTCGACGCGGAACGCTCGCTGCCCGCCGGGCGGCCATACCTGTGCATCCTGATGGACGTCCACAGCCGGTGCATTGTCGGCTGGCTGCTCTCCTTCGAGCCGCCAAGCGTCCACACCGCCGCCGAAGTCCTGCGGCGCGCTAACCGACCCAAGACGATCCGGTCGGACCTGGCCGCGCGCTATCCGGTGCTGATCAGGATCGCGGGCAAGTTCGACGATATCGTCTTCGACAATGGGACGAACTACGTCGCCGACGACTTCCGGGCGATCATGGCTGACCTCGGCATCACCATGACCCTCGCGCCCGTAGCCAGCCCGACCTACAAGGCGATGGTCGAGCGGTTCTTCGCGACGCTCAAGACCTGGCTGCTGGAGCAGCTGCCGGGTGCCACCATGGACCCGAAGGCGATGCGCGAGATCGGCTACGACCCGGAGAGGTCGGCCGTGCTGACGCTCAACGAGCTGCGGCTGCTGATCGACACCTTCATCTGCGCCTACCACGTCGAGCTGCATTCGGGCATCGATCAACAGCCTGCGTCGGCATGGCAGAGGTCGATGGAGGTCCACGGCCGGAACATCATACGCGACGAGCGCGTGCTCGACGTCCTGACGATGAACCGTGCCCGCGGCCGCCGTCTCACGAGGAACGGCATCACGTTCGCAGGCCTGCGATACCACGACCCCGAAGCCGTTGCTGCGCTGCTCGAGGAGAGCGCCGGCGTCGAGAAGGTGGGCCGGCGGATCGCGAACTCGGCGACCGGCACTGTCGACATCCGCTACGATCCGATGAACCTCGGTTCGATCCTCGTCTACGGCGGGAAATCGGACATGCCCGTCCGTCTACCCTGCACCACGCCCGACTACGCCGAAGGCCTCGGTCTCTGGCAGCACAAGCAGATTCGCGAGTGGACTGTCAGGGAGAACAGGGAGTTCAACACGCCCGAGGAGCGCCTGTCTGCCCGGCACGAACTCAACAAGCTCATCCGCCAGGTCGCCCCGGACCTCGCGGCCCGCGAGCGCCGGGCGATCGCCAGGATGACCGAGGGCGGGTTCGGCAACGTCGGATCCGCCGACGTCATCATCGAGAAGGCACCACACCGCCACGACGGCATGGGCGAAATCCTGCACGATCCCGCAGCAGAGACGCGGACCGATGCCGATCGCTCGGTCAGCAACCCGGCCAGGCCCAGGCCTCTCCGCGAGCGAGCCAGGACCGACGTCGATCCACGCTCGGACGACGACGAGGGGCTGTCGACTGCTCGCGCTGCGAACATCTGGACCAGCCCGGACGACGAGGATCGTCGCTTTCAGGAGTATGCATGA
- a CDS encoding TniB family NTP-binding protein, with protein MMIANTKLNRPLFADAEFLPKSGLPTPRQGNAVAVEIADKVAVYERIYVPNPAQTRVFAAFDELRELGRKGGRMLAIRNLAPSGSGKTSTAIEYQKHVLAMKRHADGDTPVVIVQLDLATSTKRLWSSLLYQVGDQFHDKGSGDAMRRRSYDYLKRRGVQLLIIDEIQHLSTMTSDRHDVTDAIKRVLDDGIVPLVLMGTDQAKAMLQRNIQLSNRMLPPCDLRPLDEGSERDYADFKGFVKRLDARMVESKVVRTSSHLDDPQTLACLHEISRGIIGRVVNLVRVALQSAIRRDADYVELCDLASATDNWAVAQGIIEINPFRHALKRDVR; from the coding sequence ATGATGATCGCCAACACCAAGCTCAACCGCCCGCTTTTCGCCGACGCCGAGTTCCTTCCGAAGTCGGGCCTCCCGACGCCTCGGCAGGGCAACGCGGTGGCGGTGGAGATCGCCGACAAGGTCGCCGTCTACGAGCGGATCTACGTCCCGAACCCCGCGCAGACCCGCGTTTTCGCGGCATTCGACGAACTGCGCGAACTCGGCAGGAAGGGAGGCAGGATGCTGGCCATACGGAACCTCGCGCCCTCCGGCTCGGGCAAAACCTCGACCGCCATCGAATACCAGAAGCACGTGCTGGCTATGAAGCGGCACGCCGACGGCGATACGCCGGTGGTGATCGTGCAGCTCGACCTCGCCACGAGCACGAAGAGGCTGTGGTCGTCCCTGCTCTACCAGGTCGGCGACCAGTTCCACGACAAGGGGAGCGGCGACGCGATGCGCCGGCGCAGCTACGACTACCTAAAACGGCGCGGCGTTCAGCTTCTCATCATCGACGAGATCCAGCACCTCTCGACCATGACGAGCGATAGGCACGACGTCACAGACGCGATCAAGCGCGTTCTCGACGACGGGATCGTTCCGCTGGTCCTGATGGGCACCGACCAGGCAAAGGCCATGCTCCAGCGCAACATCCAGCTGTCGAACCGGATGCTGCCGCCGTGCGACCTCAGGCCGTTGGATGAAGGGTCCGAACGCGACTACGCCGACTTCAAGGGGTTCGTGAAACGGCTCGACGCCAGGATGGTGGAGTCCAAGGTCGTCAGGACCTCAAGCCATCTCGACGACCCGCAGACTCTCGCCTGCCTCCATGAGATATCGCGGGGAATCATCGGCCGGGTCGTTAATCTTGTGCGCGTCGCCCTCCAGAGCGCGATCAGGCGAGACGCGGATTACGTGGAACTCTGCGATCTGGCATCCGCGACGGACAACTGGGCGGTCGCTCAGGGCATCATCGAGATCAACCCCTTCCGCCACGCCCTGAAGCGTGACGTCCGATGA
- a CDS encoding TonB-dependent receptor domain-containing protein, giving the protein MDYGQENVFSWELGTKNRFADNKLQLNADIFYQTYNGYQASQASPVVSSGSGVFNIGSAKIYGAEAQFVALLGAARFDLNGTYVHAQFDNNVGTVSSTDPLTGASISRDVSGNELPNAPRFAVTGGLEYRLDLPNGSSLTPRIDGKFSTSYYYSVFNDPDTRQKSFATGNLQLTYIPQGKKLQLVAFVRNFTDKAVFANAARNFTAQPAINVYEFQPPRTYGVRVSFNY; this is encoded by the coding sequence GTGGATTATGGGCAGGAAAACGTGTTTTCGTGGGAGCTCGGTACAAAAAATCGTTTTGCCGACAACAAGTTACAGCTGAACGCGGACATTTTCTATCAGACATACAACGGCTATCAGGCGTCGCAGGCGTCGCCAGTCGTGTCGTCGGGCTCCGGAGTGTTCAATATCGGCAGCGCGAAGATTTACGGTGCGGAGGCGCAATTTGTAGCCCTTCTTGGCGCGGCGCGGTTCGACCTCAACGGGACGTATGTGCATGCTCAGTTCGATAATAATGTCGGCACCGTGAGCAGTACCGATCCTCTAACCGGTGCAAGCATCTCGCGCGATGTATCAGGTAACGAGCTTCCAAACGCACCACGTTTCGCGGTGACCGGTGGACTTGAATATCGCCTGGATCTGCCGAACGGGAGCAGCTTGACCCCGCGGATCGACGGAAAGTTCTCGACCTCGTATTACTACAGCGTGTTCAATGATCCCGACACTCGGCAGAAATCTTTCGCTACCGGTAACCTGCAGCTGACTTATATACCACAGGGGAAGAAACTGCAGCTCGTTGCATTCGTGCGAAACTTTACTGATAAGGCAGTCTTCGCTAACGCCGCGCGCAACTTCACTGCGCAGCCGGCGATTAATGTCTATGAATTTCAGCCGCCGCGAACTTATGGCGTGCGGGTTAGCTTCAACTATTGA
- a CDS encoding IS630 family transposase — MRTGIRIEVTASDRARLEAIVSARGSPQKHVWRARIILLTDQGLGTLAIMAAAGKSKTCVWRWQERFMAQGVDGLLRDKTRPPGIAPLEAGLVDRIVALTLERPDHEATHWTVRAMAKAVGIAASSVVKIWHDHGLAPHRWRSFKLSNDKAFAEKLHDVVGLYVSPPAHAIVLSVDEKSQIQALDRTQPGLPLKRGRGATMTHDYKRNGTTTLFAALNVLDGSVIGRNMQRHRHQEFIRFLNAVEAELPADKAVHVILDNYATHKQPKVRAWLGRHPRWTFHFVPTSCSWLNAVEGFFAKLTRRRLKNGVFCSVVDLQAAINRFIKEHNQEPRPFVWRADPNEIIAAVRRGHQTLESVH, encoded by the coding sequence ATGCGCACTGGTATCAGGATCGAGGTCACGGCCTCAGACAGGGCTCGGCTTGAAGCGATTGTCTCGGCGCGGGGTTCGCCGCAGAAGCATGTCTGGCGTGCACGGATCATTCTGCTCACGGATCAAGGGCTGGGAACGCTCGCGATCATGGCGGCGGCCGGCAAGTCGAAGACCTGCGTGTGGCGCTGGCAGGAACGCTTCATGGCCCAAGGTGTCGATGGTTTGCTGCGCGACAAGACCCGCCCGCCGGGCATCGCTCCGCTCGAGGCGGGGCTCGTCGACAGGATCGTGGCCCTGACCCTTGAACGCCCCGACCATGAAGCGACGCACTGGACGGTCCGTGCGATGGCCAAGGCGGTCGGCATCGCTGCGTCCTCGGTTGTGAAGATCTGGCACGACCATGGCCTGGCACCGCACCGCTGGCGGAGCTTCAAGCTGTCCAACGACAAGGCGTTTGCCGAGAAGCTGCACGACGTGGTCGGCCTCTATGTCTCGCCGCCGGCACACGCGATCGTGCTGTCGGTGGACGAGAAGAGCCAGATCCAGGCGCTCGACCGTACCCAGCCGGGGCTGCCGCTCAAGCGCGGCCGCGGTGCGACCATGACCCACGACTACAAGCGCAACGGGACGACGACCTTGTTCGCGGCGCTGAACGTGCTCGACGGCTCGGTGATCGGGCGCAACATGCAGCGCCATCGGCACCAGGAGTTCATCCGCTTCCTGAACGCCGTCGAGGCCGAGTTGCCCGCCGACAAGGCCGTCCACGTCATCCTCGACAATTACGCCACACACAAACAGCCCAAGGTCCGCGCCTGGCTCGGCCGGCATCCGCGCTGGACGTTCCACTTCGTGCCGACGTCGTGTTCGTGGCTCAACGCCGTAGAGGGCTTCTTTGCCAAGCTGACCCGCCGGCGCCTGAAGAATGGCGTCTTCTGCTCCGTCGTCGACCTCCAGGCCGCCATCAACCGCTTCATCAAGGAGCACAATCAGGAACCGCGTCCCTTCGTCTGGCGCGCCGATCCAAACGAAATCATCGCCGCCGTCAGACGCGGGCACCAAACGTTAGAATCAGTCCACTAG
- a CDS encoding TonB-dependent receptor yields the protein MNKSNLVILLATTGLATVAVPAFAQASQSSASPAGSTGQVNDVGTTGVARIATGDQAPDNSNTPSTQLQDIVVTANRVESTAQKTPIALTVYSGADIAAAGVTNVTGLQRIDPSVNIVSTNGAAYVALRGIASTDVTEIGDPSVPIARDGFFTNRSFSIATSIYDLQRVEVLKGPQGTLFGRNATGGLISLITRRPGKDLGANISLEAANYATVNAEAGIDVPLADWAQVRFSGIMRRHDGYRNLLSIGGRGDDDQTQSGRVTLALQPFAGFDALIQYQHDDIDDVGDVAAIRPVATILPNNFDEKQFANYAPTSNRIIGNRIRWEFSYDALPLDLTLTYAGGYDTQKWRHRLDASGTPSDPVNFVQAENPDTWNHEVRLATPQNGIFSAQIGYFHFGETNSLDSGLLERGGTFTGQYLVHFQYRTKTSSDAAFGQASLRLGDTFKVTGGARYTWDAKDRTGTSQLRCDIAGIPAFLYPVLGCAGTPPILPGLGNGSLRQKRPTFLAGVDWTPTGRNLVD from the coding sequence ATGAATAAATCGAATCTGGTGATCTTGCTGGCAACGACTGGTCTCGCGACAGTCGCAGTGCCGGCGTTTGCGCAGGCCAGTCAGTCGAGCGCGAGCCCGGCGGGCTCCACAGGCCAGGTCAACGATGTCGGCACCACCGGAGTTGCGCGTATCGCAACGGGCGATCAGGCACCGGACAATTCCAACACTCCGAGCACTCAGCTCCAAGATATCGTCGTTACGGCCAACCGGGTCGAATCTACTGCCCAAAAGACTCCGATCGCGTTGACAGTCTATAGTGGTGCTGACATCGCCGCCGCGGGCGTGACAAACGTAACCGGCCTTCAACGCATCGATCCGAGCGTGAACATCGTGTCGACGAACGGTGCGGCTTACGTTGCCCTCCGCGGCATCGCCTCGACCGACGTTACCGAGATCGGCGATCCTTCCGTGCCGATTGCACGTGACGGTTTTTTCACCAACCGCTCGTTCAGCATCGCAACGTCAATCTACGATCTGCAGCGGGTCGAGGTCCTCAAGGGGCCCCAAGGAACTTTGTTCGGACGGAATGCGACAGGCGGTCTGATTAGCCTGATCACAAGGCGTCCGGGTAAAGATCTTGGCGCAAACATCTCGCTGGAGGCGGCCAACTACGCGACGGTGAATGCTGAAGCGGGGATCGACGTACCTTTGGCAGATTGGGCGCAGGTCCGCTTCTCTGGCATCATGCGCCGGCATGACGGGTATCGCAATCTGCTCTCTATCGGCGGCCGCGGCGACGACGATCAGACGCAGTCAGGGCGTGTCACGCTTGCCCTGCAACCCTTCGCCGGGTTCGATGCGCTTATCCAGTATCAGCATGACGACATTGACGACGTCGGCGACGTGGCGGCGATCCGTCCGGTGGCGACGATCTTGCCTAATAATTTCGACGAGAAGCAGTTCGCCAACTACGCCCCAACGAGCAACCGGATCATCGGCAACCGCATCCGCTGGGAATTTAGCTATGATGCACTCCCGCTCGATCTGACGCTCACCTACGCTGGCGGCTATGACACGCAAAAGTGGCGTCATCGCCTCGATGCGAGCGGCACGCCAAGCGATCCCGTCAACTTCGTCCAGGCCGAAAACCCGGATACCTGGAACCACGAAGTGCGGCTGGCGACACCTCAAAACGGCATTTTCTCAGCGCAAATCGGCTATTTTCATTTCGGCGAAACGAATTCGCTCGACAGCGGCTTACTGGAGCGCGGGGGCACTTTCACCGGGCAGTATCTCGTCCACTTCCAGTATCGCACGAAGACCAGCTCCGACGCCGCATTCGGCCAGGCCAGCTTGCGTCTGGGAGACACCTTCAAGGTCACCGGCGGCGCGCGCTACACGTGGGATGCGAAGGACCGGACCGGAACGTCCCAATTGCGCTGTGACATCGCCGGCATTCCGGCTTTTCTGTACCCAGTCCTTGGCTGTGCAGGCACGCCGCCGATTCTTCCAGGGCTCGGCAACGGGTCACTTCGCCAAAAACGCCCTACCTTCCTTGCCGGCGTCGACTGGACGCCAACTGGGCGCAACCTAGTGGATTGA
- a CDS encoding beta-glucosidase family protein, with product MSDGLSLDEQASLTAGGSMWSTLALPDHGIPAVNMADGPMGIASGRVDERDVSLLTPCATALGASWDVALVERVGALVGGEAVRRGVDAVLAPNVNLARSPLSGRAFEYFSEDPYLVGALGAAWTRGLQSTGTAAVVKHLVCNDSETDRDTMNVVVDERALREVYLLPFELAAAAGAGGMLAAYNRVNGSYSAEQAHVLCDIVKREWAFDGVIMSDWFGTHTTAPTMAAGLDLEMPGPARHLGAKVAAAVHAGEVDLVRVEDAATRITRFAQRFTGAKSAPLDLESADDLLTEAAAAGFVLLRNENDLLPLLPGRYPTIAVIGPNADAPCYQGGTFAKIAVTPTAVRPLEAIRRRFEGQARVVYEAGVDPQPRLPAMPVRPARDLGDGCLAGMTIDYFNDLSFEAAPRFSETRATNSLVWFVGVHGQGAWDRPAGIRASGWFQPTSDGDHQFYVGATGAVTMTVDGEEVLRRDEPVAASDVMGTLKRGDADVTSVSLEAGREVLIEIRFRHTPARVQGLWFGVRAPDSPEAMKARAVALARAADAVILIVGETSDSSVESKDRSDTRLPNEQIALIEAVTAVNPRTVIVANVGHAFDALWADRAAAVLVAWYPGQSFGNALAEVLAGDREPGGRMPVTIARAEDDYPAFDLTPDAQGDLPYTDGVGVGWRGIAAPAHAFGSGFGYARFAIEDATVDGLTVSVRVRNLSGRKGSEIVQVYRALPERALAGFAKVNLGPHEAARIRIAIEPRMLRRWAGDCWQPLPGPIELELGRSSNDLPLKVTIVAAPPT from the coding sequence ATGAGCGACGGTCTCTCACTCGACGAGCAGGCCAGCCTGACCGCGGGCGGATCGATGTGGTCGACGCTTGCGCTACCGGACCATGGCATTCCCGCCGTCAACATGGCCGATGGCCCGATGGGCATTGCCAGCGGCCGGGTCGACGAGCGCGACGTGTCCCTGCTCACCCCGTGCGCGACCGCGCTGGGCGCGAGTTGGGATGTGGCGCTGGTCGAGCGTGTCGGTGCGCTGGTCGGCGGCGAGGCCGTCCGGCGCGGGGTCGACGCGGTCCTCGCACCCAACGTCAACCTCGCCCGCAGCCCGTTGTCGGGCCGGGCCTTCGAATATTTCTCGGAAGACCCCTATCTGGTCGGAGCACTGGGCGCGGCGTGGACGAGGGGGCTGCAGTCGACAGGCACTGCCGCCGTCGTCAAGCACTTGGTCTGTAACGACAGCGAGACCGACCGCGACACCATGAACGTCGTCGTCGACGAACGCGCTCTGCGCGAGGTGTACCTGCTCCCCTTCGAGCTTGCCGCCGCCGCAGGCGCCGGGGGCATGCTCGCCGCCTATAACCGCGTCAACGGCAGCTACAGCGCCGAGCAGGCCCACGTGCTGTGCGACATCGTCAAGCGCGAGTGGGCATTCGATGGCGTCATAATGAGCGATTGGTTCGGGACGCACACGACCGCACCAACGATGGCCGCCGGGCTCGACCTCGAGATGCCGGGCCCGGCTCGGCATCTGGGAGCCAAAGTTGCCGCCGCCGTCCATGCCGGCGAGGTCGACCTCGTGCGCGTCGAGGATGCAGCGACGCGGATAACTAGGTTCGCGCAACGCTTCACCGGGGCCAAGAGCGCACCGCTGGATCTCGAGTCAGCCGACGACTTGTTGACGGAGGCCGCTGCAGCCGGTTTCGTCTTGCTGCGGAATGAGAATGACCTGCTACCCCTGCTTCCGGGGAGGTATCCGACGATCGCGGTGATTGGGCCGAACGCCGATGCGCCCTGCTATCAGGGCGGCACCTTCGCGAAGATCGCCGTGACCCCGACCGCCGTCCGACCGCTCGAAGCGATCCGCCGGCGTTTCGAGGGGCAGGCGCGCGTCGTCTACGAAGCAGGTGTCGACCCGCAACCGCGGCTGCCCGCGATGCCTGTCCGCCCGGCGCGCGACCTCGGCGACGGCTGCCTAGCCGGCATGACGATCGACTATTTCAACGATTTATCATTTGAGGCGGCTCCTCGCTTCAGCGAGACGCGCGCCACCAACTCGCTGGTGTGGTTCGTCGGCGTCCACGGTCAGGGCGCCTGGGATCGGCCCGCCGGCATCCGCGCGAGCGGCTGGTTCCAGCCGACGTCCGATGGTGACCATCAATTCTACGTCGGTGCCACCGGCGCAGTGACGATGACGGTCGACGGTGAGGAAGTGCTGCGCCGCGACGAACCCGTGGCGGCGTCTGATGTGATGGGCACGCTCAAGCGCGGCGACGCCGATGTTACTTCAGTAAGCCTTGAAGCAGGCCGCGAGGTGCTAATCGAAATCCGGTTCCGGCACACGCCCGCGCGGGTACAGGGCCTGTGGTTTGGGGTGCGTGCGCCCGACTCGCCGGAGGCCATGAAGGCTCGCGCCGTAGCCTTGGCCCGCGCGGCCGACGCCGTGATCCTGATCGTCGGGGAAACATCCGACTCGAGCGTCGAAAGCAAGGACCGCAGCGACACAAGGCTGCCGAACGAGCAGATTGCGCTGATCGAGGCGGTCACAGCGGTCAATCCGCGCACCGTAATCGTTGCGAACGTGGGCCATGCCTTCGACGCATTGTGGGCTGATCGTGCTGCGGCGGTACTAGTTGCCTGGTATCCGGGGCAGTCGTTCGGCAACGCATTGGCCGAGGTGTTGGCCGGCGACCGCGAGCCCGGCGGCCGCATGCCTGTGACGATCGCCCGTGCGGAAGACGATTACCCCGCCTTCGACCTCACCCCGGACGCGCAGGGCGACCTACCCTACACCGACGGTGTCGGCGTCGGCTGGCGCGGTATTGCCGCGCCCGCGCACGCCTTCGGCAGCGGCTTCGGCTACGCCCGTTTTGCGATCGAGGATGCCACGGTCGACGGCTTGACGGTCAGCGTGCGCGTCCGCAACCTATCCGGGCGCAAAGGCAGCGAAATCGTTCAAGTCTATCGCGCTTTGCCCGAACGCGCCCTCGCCGGCTTTGCCAAGGTGAACCTCGGACCGCACGAAGCCGCACGCATTCGCATCGCGATCGAGCCAAGGATGCTGCGCCGCTGGGCCGGTGATTGCTGGCAACCACTGCCGGGACCAATCGAACTGGAGCTCGGCCGCTCGTCGAACGATCTGCCGCTCAAGGTAACAATCGTGGCAGCGCCGCCAACTTGA